In a single window of the Phycisphaerales bacterium genome:
- a CDS encoding zinc ribbon domain-containing protein, with protein MPIYEFECPACQHRFEELLRSPSAAADVRCPSCGARKVQRQPSVFAAHAASAPQPQPRGGCGRCGDPNGSCPMMD; from the coding sequence GTGCCGATCTACGAGTTTGAGTGTCCGGCGTGCCAACATCGCTTTGAGGAGCTGCTGCGTTCCCCGAGCGCGGCGGCGGACGTGCGCTGCCCGTCCTGCGGGGCGCGTAAGGTGCAGCGTCAGCCCAGTGTCTTCGCTGCACACGCCGCAAGTGCTCCGCAGCCACAACCGCGCGGGGGCTGTGGTCGCTGTGGAGACCCCAACGGCTCCTGCCCCATGATGGATTGA
- a CDS encoding YceI family protein gives MKKSHGLVGLVLAAFVAVPLAVVGQETLVQAQESGTTEAKTDVYRIDSVHSSNVFRIKHLNVAYFYGRFNDLSGQFALNAAEPSQNRIEVTVKTASVDTNHEGRDRHLRSPDYFDADKYPEITFKSTGFKKTGEQTFDVTGELALHGVTKTITVPLEITGTGPGMRGEYRAGWETTFTIKRSEYGMTTMLEGLSDEVRLTVAVEGVRQ, from the coding sequence ATGAAGAAGAGTCATGGGCTGGTGGGCCTGGTGCTGGCGGCTTTCGTTGCCGTACCGTTGGCTGTCGTGGGACAGGAAACGCTTGTCCAGGCGCAGGAATCGGGCACGACCGAGGCGAAGACGGATGTTTACCGCATCGACTCTGTTCATTCGTCGAACGTGTTTCGCATCAAGCATCTGAACGTCGCCTACTTCTACGGGCGGTTCAACGACTTGTCGGGCCAGTTTGCGCTGAACGCGGCCGAACCCTCACAGAACCGGATCGAGGTTACCGTGAAGACGGCCAGCGTGGACACGAACCACGAAGGTCGCGACCGTCACCTGCGCAGTCCGGACTACTTCGATGCCGACAAGTACCCTGAAATCACCTTCAAGAGCACGGGCTTCAAGAAAACGGGCGAACAGACCTTCGACGTAACCGGCGAACTCGCGTTGCACGGCGTCACGAAGACGATCACCGTGCCGCTCGAGATCACCGGCACCGGTCCGGGCATGCGTGGGGAGTACCGCGCGGGCTGGGAGACCACCTTCACGATCAAGCGCAGCGAGTACGGCATGACCACGATGCTGGAAGGGCTGAGTGATGAGGTCCGGCTGACGGTGGCCGTCGAGGGTGTGCGGCAGTAA
- the purN gene encoding phosphoribosylglycinamide formyltransferase, producing the protein MPPDERDGAWSRPPLRLGVLISGGGTTLENLIQRIADGRLRGVAIHQVVSSRPGVRGLEIAVAARLPTAVVRRGDFLDDEGFSAAIAAHLDAAQVDLVVLAGFLRLWKFPPNYDGRVLNIHPALLPRFGGRGFYGAHVHSAVLAAGESVSGCTVHLVDHLYDHGPIVAQRQVAVEKGDTIERLAARVGLAERELLPEILQRVADEGLGCLQGGL; encoded by the coding sequence ATGCCGCCCGACGAACGAGACGGTGCTTGGAGTCGGCCACCGCTACGGCTTGGGGTGTTGATTTCGGGTGGCGGCACAACCCTGGAGAACCTGATTCAGCGTATCGCCGACGGGCGTCTGCGTGGTGTGGCTATCCACCAGGTCGTCAGTTCGCGTCCGGGCGTGCGTGGTCTGGAGATCGCGGTGGCCGCGAGGTTGCCGACGGCGGTCGTCAGGAGGGGAGACTTCCTTGATGATGAGGGTTTTTCCGCGGCAATTGCCGCGCATCTTGATGCTGCCCAAGTTGATTTGGTGGTGCTGGCGGGCTTTCTCCGGCTCTGGAAATTCCCACCGAACTACGATGGGCGGGTGCTCAATATCCACCCCGCACTGTTACCCCGTTTCGGCGGCCGCGGTTTCTATGGAGCACACGTCCACTCCGCGGTACTTGCGGCGGGGGAGTCCGTGAGCGGTTGCACCGTGCATCTCGTTGATCACCTGTACGATCATGGTCCCATCGTTGCGCAGCGACAAGTTGCTGTGGAGAAAGGGGATACAATTGAAAGGTTGGCGGCGCGGGTAGGGCTGGCCGAGCGTGAACTGTTGCCCGAGATACTGCAGCGCGTTGCGGACGAGGGTCTCGGGTGCTTGCAGGGCGGGCTCTGA
- a CDS encoding PilZ domain-containing protein, protein MRQPEAPHWLERRRDPRVPKAFAFWYGPGGRAHQRRGGWMLDMSAGGAAFIAPTTGLPAVGDRLEFAEMPVRDRFVREDAAPLPQFGRVVRLDHVTPVTSRIAVRFEVDAGVPLQFGDDERARATARPGTLRRRSGPSPTEYLGDVVVAGLRR, encoded by the coding sequence GTGCGGCAACCGGAAGCCCCCCACTGGCTGGAGCGTCGTCGCGATCCACGGGTTCCGAAGGCGTTCGCCTTCTGGTATGGCCCCGGCGGCCGGGCCCATCAGCGTCGTGGGGGGTGGATGCTGGACATGTCCGCGGGGGGCGCTGCGTTCATCGCGCCGACCACCGGGTTGCCCGCGGTTGGGGACCGGCTCGAGTTCGCGGAGATGCCGGTCCGAGACCGGTTTGTGCGCGAAGATGCTGCACCGCTGCCGCAGTTTGGCCGCGTGGTGCGCCTGGATCACGTGACCCCGGTGACCAGCCGTATCGCTGTCCGTTTCGAGGTGGACGCGGGGGTCCCACTGCAATTCGGAGACGATGAGCGGGCCCGGGCGACGGCTCGGCCAGGGACCCTGCGGCGGAGATCTGGGCCGAGCCCCACCGAGTACCTGGGTGATGTCGTGGTGGCCGGGTTGCGGCGCTGA
- the trmB gene encoding tRNA (guanosine(46)-N7)-methyltransferase TrmB, with protein MSPPTVAVDPLLLAPGFTWDQLFEPARPIEVEIGCGKGGFLLRRAKNCPERSFLGIEWANEFYRYTVDRMQRWNMANVRVARTDASHFIRLACPRTSIAALHIYHPDPWPKKRHHKRRLFQPAFVDAAVACLVPRGRLSIQTDHAEYFEIISKLVDTQPGLQKVPFSAPEYGVDEEGVATNFEIKYRREGRPIYQLAAERIN; from the coding sequence TTGAGCCCTCCGACCGTGGCCGTCGATCCGCTCCTGCTGGCGCCCGGCTTCACCTGGGACCAGCTCTTCGAACCCGCGCGTCCAATCGAGGTTGAGATCGGCTGTGGCAAGGGCGGCTTCCTCCTGCGACGCGCCAAGAACTGCCCCGAGCGGAGCTTCCTCGGTATCGAATGGGCCAACGAGTTTTATCGCTACACGGTCGACCGAATGCAGCGCTGGAACATGGCGAACGTCCGCGTCGCACGGACAGACGCAAGCCACTTCATTCGACTCGCGTGCCCGCGCACGAGCATTGCTGCGCTACACATTTACCACCCTGACCCTTGGCCCAAAAAGCGGCATCATAAGCGGCGGCTCTTTCAGCCGGCGTTCGTCGATGCCGCCGTCGCGTGCCTCGTACCCAGGGGACGACTTTCGATCCAGACGGATCATGCGGAGTACTTCGAGATCATCTCCAAGCTGGTTGACACTCAGCCGGGGCTGCAGAAGGTCCCCTTTTCCGCACCGGAATATGGGGTGGACGAAGAAGGGGTCGCGACCAACTTTGAGATCAAGTACCGCCGCGAGGGCCGCCCGATCTACCAGCTTGCGGCTGAGCGCATCAACTGA